Proteins encoded together in one Oncorhynchus mykiss isolate Arlee chromosome 7, USDA_OmykA_1.1, whole genome shotgun sequence window:
- the LOC110527834 gene encoding uncharacterized protein LOC110527834 isoform X1, with protein MDGVLEGAAVVCVCKLACSLLFLPMVTASLSAVSFCCNCLLLFTDLVVTTILVVLWFADPWLPQFSTSSDVIALRFLLFLSHTYWAVLLMTTPLVAVETAMKLQWPQVHGGRGRAVDGDTGGRSKTPGSKAPAHHHGVTVEVEDGQSRDTDSQRGGREDQEKCLPHIIYFLCCLLVWVLCGVCGGQSWRLWVKVCMERTSSLTMCLPSLPNNVLSALGEPCWALATVTLALLLVLTVGWGLLRRHLAHTETDTHSTTHKEEHGTDIQLPAQTFAAPCMAVNPATSAVPDTQSVDPETTRSRCSLHSPCSGNNIQLSLAHHGYSVLLSLECLSADILEEHRETKGLGDMPLSTTVEEHTGSTYRSQCGMGQWGFPCLGVNVMTGFVCLLIVCVLPLNLSVNILLIRHIETMLEWSLKLLLFVPKEATDNTGLSQSM; from the exons ATGGATGGTGTGTTGGAGGGAgcggctgtggtgtgtgtgtgtaaactggcCTGCAGTCTTCTCTTCCTGCCCATGGTCACTGCTTCTCTCAGTGCAGTCAGCTTCTGCTGCAACTGCCTGCTGCTCTTCACAGACCTCGTAGTCACAA CTATCCTGGTTGTCCTCTGGTTTGCAGACCCCTGGCTACCTCAGTTTTCCACGTCCTCTGATGTCATTGCCCTGCGCTTCCTGCTCTTCCTCAGCCACACCTACTGGGCGGTGCTGCTGATGACCACTCCTCTTGTTGCCGTGGAGACTGCCATGAAGTTGCAGTGGCCCCAGGTCCATGGTGGCAGAGGTAGAGCAGTGGACGGGGACACAGGCGGACGTAGTAAAACTCCAGGCTCTAAAGCTCCTGCACATCACCATGGGGTGACAGTGGAGGTAGAGGACGGGCAGAGCAGGgacacagacagccagagaggaggaagagaggaccaGGAAAAGTGCCTGCCCCACATCATTTACTTCCTCTGCTGTCTGCTGGTGTGGGTTCTCTGTGGTGTCTGTGGGGGTCAGAGCTGGAGACTTTGGGTGAAGGTCTGCATGGAGAGGACCAGCTCCCTCACTATGTGCCTTCCCAGCCTCCCCAACAATGTCCTGTCTGCTCTGGGTGAGCCCTGCTGGGCCCTGGCCACCGTGACCTTGGCCCTCCTGCTGGTGCTGACGGTGGGCTGGGGCCTGCTCAGACGACACCTGGCCCACACAGAGACGGACACACACTCAACGACACACAAGGAGGAACATGGCACTGACATTCAACTGCCCGCACAAACATTCGCTGCACCATGCATGGCTGTAAACCCTGCCACGTCAGCGGTGCCAGACACACAGTCTGTTGACCCAGAGACAACACGATCCAGATGCTCCCTTCACAGCCCATGTTCCGGGAACAACATACAGCTATCACTGGCTCACCATGGATACTCTGTCCTCTTATCGTTGGAGTGTTTGTCAGCAGACATActagaggaacacagagagacaaaaggaCTAGGAGACATGCCTCTCAGCACTACAGTGGAGGAACACACAGGCTCTACCTACAGGAGCCAGTGTGGGATGGGGCAGTGGGGCTTTCCCTGCCTGGGGGTAAACGTAATGACAGGGTTTGTGTGTCTGCTCATTGTCTGTGTGTTACCTCTAAATCTCAGCGTGAACATCCTACTGATCAGGCACATAGAGACAATGCTGGAGTGGAGTTTGAAGCTCTTATTGTTTGTACCCAAAGAAGCCACAGACAACACAGGGCTCTCCCAGTCAATGTAA
- the znf362a gene encoding zinc finger protein 362a produces the protein MAEPRFNNPYFWPPPPNMPGQLDNLVLINKIKEQLMAEKIRPPHLPSSTVPSQQQLLGNPTQTEAGQHVQMSVEKLQQMQQELHAHSPSHPDIALHARPASSSVAGRILGDVNFNLDDKTAIKARGLWEDWHLRQIIDQPSRTNHLSGLPLSSRMGNHNTSEAVTLTTPTSNSLSRLGGAPSPHHVLSGLASGPGMEQIKSNGGLAGLLGPPPKMEGRGRKKIKAENGGGSLLVVPYPILASGNDQSCHTVTPKQGKCYRCKSCPLTFFSKSDMQIHSKSHTEAKPHKCPHCSKSFANASYLAQHLRIHLGVKPYHCSYCEKCFRQLSHLQQHTRIHTGDRPYKCAHPGCEKAFTQLSNLQSHQRQHNKDKPYKCPNCYRAYSDSASLQIHLSAHAIKNAKAYCCSMCGRAYTSETYLMKHMSKHTVVEHLVSHHSPQRTESPSIPIRISLI, from the exons ATGGCTGAACCTCGTTTTAATAATCCCTACTTCTGGCCCCCACCACCCAACATGCCTGGCCAG CTGGATAACCTTGTGTTGATCAACAAGATCAAGGAACAGCTGATGGCTGAGAAGATCAGACCGCCTCACCTGCCGTCTTCCACAGTTCCCTCCCAACAGCAACTGCTGGGGAATCCTACACAGACAGAAGCTGGGCAGCATGTCCAGATGTCAGTTGAGAAACTGCAGCAGATGCAACAAGAACTCCATGCCCACAGCCCGTCCCATCCAGACATTGCCCTGCACGCCCGGCCAGCCTCCAGCTCTGTTGCAG GACGTATTCTTGGTGATGTAAACTTTAATCTGGATGATAAAACAGCTATAAAAGCTAGAGGATTGTGGGAAGACTGGCATTTGCGTCAAATCATAGACCAACCCTCTAGAACGAACCACCTGTCAG GTCTGCCACTTTCCTCTCGAATGGGCAACCATAACACCTCAGAGGCCGTCACTCTGACCACACCCACCTCCAATAGTCTGAGCCGACTAGGCGGAGCCCCCTCACCACATCATGTCCTCTCAGGCTTGGCCAGTGGCCCTGGGATGGAGCAAATCAAAAGTAACGGAGGCCTTGCTGGACTGCTGGGGCCCCCTCCCAAGATGGAGGGGCGAGGGCGTAAGAAGATAAAAGCTGAGAACGGTGGTGGCTCTCTGTTGGTGGTGCCTTACCCAATCCTCGCTTCAGGCAACGACCAATCCTGCCACACCGTCACCCCCAAACAGGGCAAATGCTACAG GTGTAAATCGTGCCCACTGACCTTCTTCTCCAAGTCAGACATGCAGATCCACTCCAAGTCCCACACAGAGGCCAAGCCTCACAAGTGTCCTCACTGCTCCAAATCCTTCGCCAACGCATCCTACCTGGCCCAGCACCTCCGCATACACCTGGGCGTCAAACCTTATCACTGCTCCTACTGCGAGAAATGCTTCCGCCAACTCTCCCACCTGCAGCAGCACACCAG GATTCACACTGGAGATCGGCCCTATAAATGTGCCCATCCAGGTTGTGAAAAAGCCTTCACTCAGCTCTCCAATCTGCAG tctcatcagAGACAGCACAACAAAGACAAGCCCTACAAGTGTCCGAACTGCTACCGTGCCTACTCGGACTCCGCCTCACTGCAGATCCACTTGTCTGCGCATGCCATCAAAAACGCCAAGGCCTACTGCTGCAGCATGTGTGGCAGAGCCTACACCTCA GAGACCTACCTTATGAAGCACATGTCCAAACACACGGTGGTGGAACACCTGGTGAGCCATCACTCTCCACAAAGGACGGAGTCTCCCAGTATCCCCATACGGATCTCCCTCATCTGA
- the LOC110527834 gene encoding uncharacterized protein LOC110527834 isoform X2 → MDGVLEGAAVVCVCKLACSLLFLPMVTASLSAVSFCCNCLLLFTDLVVTNPWLPQFSTSSDVIALRFLLFLSHTYWAVLLMTTPLVAVETAMKLQWPQVHGGRGRAVDGDTGGRSKTPGSKAPAHHHGVTVEVEDGQSRDTDSQRGGREDQEKCLPHIIYFLCCLLVWVLCGVCGGQSWRLWVKVCMERTSSLTMCLPSLPNNVLSALGEPCWALATVTLALLLVLTVGWGLLRRHLAHTETDTHSTTHKEEHGTDIQLPAQTFAAPCMAVNPATSAVPDTQSVDPETTRSRCSLHSPCSGNNIQLSLAHHGYSVLLSLECLSADILEEHRETKGLGDMPLSTTVEEHTGSTYRSQCGMGQWGFPCLGVNVMTGFVCLLIVCVLPLNLSVNILLIRHIETMLEWSLKLLLFVPKEATDNTGLSQSM, encoded by the exons ATGGATGGTGTGTTGGAGGGAgcggctgtggtgtgtgtgtgtaaactggcCTGCAGTCTTCTCTTCCTGCCCATGGTCACTGCTTCTCTCAGTGCAGTCAGCTTCTGCTGCAACTGCCTGCTGCTCTTCACAGACCTCGTAGTCACAA ACCCCTGGCTACCTCAGTTTTCCACGTCCTCTGATGTCATTGCCCTGCGCTTCCTGCTCTTCCTCAGCCACACCTACTGGGCGGTGCTGCTGATGACCACTCCTCTTGTTGCCGTGGAGACTGCCATGAAGTTGCAGTGGCCCCAGGTCCATGGTGGCAGAGGTAGAGCAGTGGACGGGGACACAGGCGGACGTAGTAAAACTCCAGGCTCTAAAGCTCCTGCACATCACCATGGGGTGACAGTGGAGGTAGAGGACGGGCAGAGCAGGgacacagacagccagagaggaggaagagaggaccaGGAAAAGTGCCTGCCCCACATCATTTACTTCCTCTGCTGTCTGCTGGTGTGGGTTCTCTGTGGTGTCTGTGGGGGTCAGAGCTGGAGACTTTGGGTGAAGGTCTGCATGGAGAGGACCAGCTCCCTCACTATGTGCCTTCCCAGCCTCCCCAACAATGTCCTGTCTGCTCTGGGTGAGCCCTGCTGGGCCCTGGCCACCGTGACCTTGGCCCTCCTGCTGGTGCTGACGGTGGGCTGGGGCCTGCTCAGACGACACCTGGCCCACACAGAGACGGACACACACTCAACGACACACAAGGAGGAACATGGCACTGACATTCAACTGCCCGCACAAACATTCGCTGCACCATGCATGGCTGTAAACCCTGCCACGTCAGCGGTGCCAGACACACAGTCTGTTGACCCAGAGACAACACGATCCAGATGCTCCCTTCACAGCCCATGTTCCGGGAACAACATACAGCTATCACTGGCTCACCATGGATACTCTGTCCTCTTATCGTTGGAGTGTTTGTCAGCAGACATActagaggaacacagagagacaaaaggaCTAGGAGACATGCCTCTCAGCACTACAGTGGAGGAACACACAGGCTCTACCTACAGGAGCCAGTGTGGGATGGGGCAGTGGGGCTTTCCCTGCCTGGGGGTAAACGTAATGACAGGGTTTGTGTGTCTGCTCATTGTCTGTGTGTTACCTCTAAATCTCAGCGTGAACATCCTACTGATCAGGCACATAGAGACAATGCTGGAGTGGAGTTTGAAGCTCTTATTGTTTGTACCCAAAGAAGCCACAGACAACACAGGGCTCTCCCAGTCAATGTAA